The following nucleotide sequence is from Kiritimatiella glycovorans.
GGATTCGAACCGAGTGTACAGGATCTGGTGTACAGTGTGGACGCGGGGCTGGGCCTGCGCCTCCTGAGGCTTGTTCTGGCTGCATTTGCCGTGCTCTTCCTGGCCCTGCTTTACACGGGTACCCAGTACCGGGGGTTCAAGGACTCCTCGTCGATGGAATACGCCCAGCTCGGCCGCAACCTCGCGGTGCATAACCGGCTGATTACGTACACGGTCCGGCCGGCGACGATCCATTACCTGACGGAAAACACACCTGAGGCCAACCCGCGCATCATGTTCCACCCGGACGTCCTGCACCCCCCCATGTATCCCGCCGTGCTCGCCGCCCCGATGAAACTCATGAACGCCCTCGGCGCGGATCTCGAAGCGAAACCGGCCCCGGGATCGAGGCCGCCGCCGCGGTATCCTCTCGAACAGTGGCTGGTCGTGCCGCTGAACCATCTCTTTCTCATCCTCACCGGCGTCTTTCTCTTCCTGCTGGCGCGGCGGCTGTTCGCCCCGCGGATCGCGATGCTCTCCGTGCTCGTGTATTTTCTCACCGACGCGGTCTGGGCGGACAGTATCGCGGGCGGGGGCCTTCCTCTGCTCTCGTTTTTCATCGTCGCGGCGACCTACGGGGCGGTGGTCGCGGAACGACGCTGGCAGCAGATGAGTTCCGCCGCCGAATGGATGGGACCTCTGGTTCTCTCGGCCGTGGCGGCCGCCTTCGCCTTTCTCACCCGCTACGCCGGCGGGGCGATCGCGGCGGGATTGTTCATATTCCTGCTGGCGTCCGGATGGTCGCGGCATCGGGGATGGCTGCCCCCGCTCATCTTCACCGCGGTATTCGTGCTCGCTCTTTCCCCCTGGCTGGTGCGGAACGTGCTGATCTCCGGCGATCTGCTGGGGATGACCCCCTGGCTGGCGCTTTCGGGGAGTCCTATGTTCGAGGGGCAGTCGCTCATGCGCGACCTGACGCCCGCCTTCAGCGCGGGCGAGGCCGTCGAGGCCGTCCGCAGCCGCTGGGTGGCCTCCATGGCCGAATTCTACGGCGGGGAATTTTTCGCCCTCGGCGGCGGGATCCTGGTCGGTCTCTTCCTGATATCCTTCCTGTATAAATTCGAACGGCGTTATATCCAGCTCCTGCGCTACGGCGTGCTCGCGGCGCTGATCGTATTCATTACGGGGGCCGCGGCGTTCGGATCGGAGGCGCTCCGCGGCTATCACGCCTTCTGGCCCCTGATCCTCGTATTCGGGTGGGCCTACTTCCACGTGCTGCTCGACCAGCGCGGACTGGTGATTCCGCTCCTGAACAACCTCGTCACCGGTGTGGTCGTCGTGCTGTGCGTGCTGCCCTTCCTCTTCCGCATCCTGCCGCCGCGGGCCGAGGACGCCTATCCGCCCTATTTCTGGCCGCAGATCCAGCGCCTGTGCGGATGGATGCAGCCGCAGGAGGTCATCTGCACCGACATGCCGTGGGCGACGGCCTGGTACGGAAACCGCGTTTCGGTGCTGCTGCCCGAGGACGTCAACCAGTATTACGAGATCAACGATTACCGGCGGAACATGAATGCGCTCTACTTCACGACGATCACCAAGAACAAGGGCTTCGCGCGCGAACTGATCCGTAAAGAACAGTCGTGGCTGCCGCTGATGAACGGCCGCACGCCGGAAGGGTTCCCGCTGCAGGAGGGATTCAACCTCAATAAGCACGATCAGATGTTCCTCACCGATTATCCGCGCTGGGCCGGGCAGATGGAGGAAGAGGGGGGCGAATGAAGGTCGTCTTCATGGGGTCGGGCCGGATCGCGGTCCCCTCGCTGGAGCGGCTGTTGAAGGCGGAAGGACTCCGGGTCCCCCTGGTCGTGACCGCCCCGGATCGTCCAGGCGGGCGTAAACGCCGGCTCCGGCCCTGTCCCGTCAAGGCGCGCGCGTTGGAACTCGAATGCGCGGTCTGGACGCCCGAAAAACCCGGCCATCCCGCATCGATGGAGATGTTCCGTTCCGTCGCCCCCGACGTGTTCGCCGTCGCCGCCTACGGCCAGTACCTGCCGCGCCGGGTTCTCGATCTCGCACCGCACGGGGGGATCAATATGCACCCCTCTCTGCTTCCCCGCTACCGGGGCGCCGCGCCCATTCCGTGGACGCTGGTGAACGGTGATGAAGAGACCGGCGTCACGATCATCGAAGTCGCCGAAAAGATGGACGCGGGCGATATCCTCCTTCAGGAGCGTCTCCCCGTGGACCCGGAGGACACGACGGCCTCGCTGGAGGACAGGCTGGGCGTGCTGGGGGCGCGCATGCTGGAAGACGCGGTTCGCGCGCTCGCTTGCGGCACGGCCGCGCCGCGCCCGCAGGAGGAGTCGGCCGCCACCTCGGTCCGCAAGCTCCGCAAGGAGGATGGGCGCATCGACTGGACCCTGGGCGCAGAGGAGATCCGCAACCGCATCCGGGCCTTTAATCCCTGGCCGGCATGTTTCTGCTTTCCGCCGTGTCTGGAAGGGGAGCCCCTGAAGATCCTCCGCGCCGAACGCGAGCAGGGATGCGGCTGTCCCGGCGAGGTCCTCCGCGTTTCAGGCCGCGGGCCGCAGGTCGCCTGCGGCTCGGGCGCCCTGTGCCTGACCCGTGTACAGCCGCCCGGAAAGCGGCCGATGAGCGGCGGTGATTTCATCAACGGTCACGAAGTGCCCCCCGGCGAGAGGTGGGGATAGAGCACGGATCAGCCGTTGCGGATCACACTGATCCAGGTCTGCGCACCCTGCATGATCATCTCGACCGAAACGCTGCCCACGAACAGCGAGACCACGCGGCCCGCGACTTCGATATAGCGCTGGATGAGGATCTCGTTGCGCGGGCGTACGTAGTCGTGGAGCTTTTTCAGCAGCGCGATCGTCAGCGCGGAAATGACGACCGCGGTCACCACGGCGAGCACGGACAGGGGCATATCCAGCCGTTCTCCCGCGAGGACGCTGGCGCTGATGGTGCCGGGTCCGATCAGGATGGGCATGGCGATGCTGCCCGCGGCGTACTCGGATTCGCCGCGCAGCGACTCGATGGCCATATTGCCGCGGAACATGAACTGGATGCCGATCAGCAGGAACACGATCCCGCCGAAGATCTGGAACGACGCGAAGTGCTGCTTGAAGTCGGCCGAGAAGATCGCGTCCCCCAGCAGCGCGAACACGGCGAACACCCCGGCGCTGATGTAGGCGGCCTTCCGCAGTTCACGCCAGAAGGTCGAAAAACTCATTTTCTCGATCAGGTCGAGCAGGTAGATGACGACCAGAAACGGGTTCAGCATGATGAGCATGAAGCCCGTGATGTTCAGGAAAGGTTCCATGGTTTCCCTTTCATCTCCGCAGTCCGTCGCCGGGGGCGAGCCCCCCGGATTTCAGGGGTCGATGCCCTGCGCGCGCAGCTTCTCCAGAAGCGAGGCATTTCCGGGGTCGATCCGGTGCGCCTGCAGGTAGTATTCCACGGCGAGTTGAGGTTCGTCCAGCTTGAGCAGGGCATCTCCCAGATGTTCGAGGATGGTGGGATCGTCCGGCATCAGCCTCGCGGCGCGTTCGAGCTGCTCCCGCGCGCGCTCATAGCGGCCCTGTCGGTAGTAGATCCAGCCCAGCGTATCGATGTAGGCTCCGTTGTCCTTCTCGAGTTTCAGGGCCTTCTGAGCCAGTTCCAGCGCGCGGTCGAGGTGGACCCCGTCTTCCGCCCACATGTAGGCGAGGTAGTTGTACGCCTCCGCGAATTCGGGATCCTGATCGATGGCGCGCCGGAGGAGCCGCGCCGCGGCGTCGGCCTCCCCGGTGCGCTCGCGGGCCGAACCGTAAAGATAGTGGAAAAACGCGGTGAGGAGCGTGTCCTCCGTCTCCTTGTCCCGCGTCAGTTTCGTCACGCGCTCGAACGCCGAGGCTGCCGTCTCGAAATCTTCGATCCGGTAGCGGAAGTATCCGCGATAAAAAGGCGGATAGGGGTTGTCCGGAAATCGTTCCTCGAGAGTGTCCAGCAGGATCCCGAGCTGTTTCCGGCACGGCGTTTCGTTGCGCGCGAGGCAGTAGTCGAGCAGCGCCCCGAGTTCGGAAGCCCGGTCGCGGCGGATGATATCCGCGAGCACGTCCGCGGCGCGCTCCGTCTTGTCCTGCATCATCAGCGCGAAGGCGTAGACGCGGTCCAGCTCGGGAGTGGCTTGGCCGGGATCGCGGGAGGTCAGGGCGCGCCGGGCGGCCGCGAAATTCCGTTCCGCCTCGGCGAAACGTTCGCGCGCCGCTTCGGCGTGTCCGAGTGCTACATGGGCGTTGATATGCTCCGGGTCCAGCGCGAGCGCGTCGCGTAGAATCTCCGCGGCCTGTTCCGCAGCCCCCTCCTGCAAAGCGCCCAGTCCCGCGAGCACCCACCAGTCCGCCGCGCGGGTGTCGCCCCGTTCGGCCAGCGGGCGGGCGGCCTCCGCCGCCGCATCCCAGCGTTTCATGCCGAGGTGGATCGAGATCAGCCGGGCGCGGATTTCGGGGCGCTCGTCGCCGTACTCGAGGGCGCGCTCGAACGCCGCGGCGGCTTCCTCCCGGGACTGGAGGAGCAGCAGGGTTTCGCCCCTGCGTATGTGGAGTCCGGGGTTGCGGGGGTACCGTTCGAGCCCTTCGGCCAGATCTTCGAGGGAGGCCCGCGCCGCCTTTTTAATCGCGGCGTCCTCTTCCTCAGCCGCGCCGCCGATCCGGGCCGTGGAGCGCAGTTCGTAGAAGTCGGCGGGCGGGGAGTCCAGGGATTCGAAGGCGAGATCGATCCAGCGCGTGGCCCGCTCCCAGTTCCCGGCCGCGGCGTGCATCGCGATCAGGCGCCGGAAGGGGGCGGGGTCGGAGGGGAACTGGTGTACGGCCTCGCGGAGCGAAGCAAGCGCCTCTTCTCGTTCGCCGCCGGCCTCAAGCGCTTCCGCCAGCAGGATGCGGGGGCGGGGCGAATCGGAGGTGTGGCGCAGGTATTCGCGGGCCGTGTCCGCCGCCTGTTCGAGATCGCCGGCCCGTAGGTGGAGGGCGAACATGCGTTCCCAGGCCTCGGCCGCCGTCGGATCACGGTCCACCGTACGCCGGTAGGCCTGGAGGGCCGCGTCGGTCTCGCCCTGCCAGTCGTGCAGCAGAGCCTCACCGAAAAAGCCGACCGCTCCGGTCCGGTCCGTCTCCGGAGCGGGGGTGCGGCAGCCCGCGGCCAGCAGGAGCGCCGCCCCCGAAAGAACCGCCGCGCTCCCGGTGAACAGGGCGCGGCGCCGTCTCAGGGAAGGCGTTCCGTGCGGGGAACGCGTACGGATTACTTCTTCTTGTGCCGGTCGGCGCGAAGCTGTTTCCGCCTTTTGTGCTTCGACATCTTTTTTCTGCGCCATTTCTTTACACTGCCCATGGGTGCTCCCGTTTTTTCACGCTCTTCTGTAATGCAGATATCTGCGTCATTCGACTATTTTATTCAGGCTCAGTTCAATAATCCCCTCCGCGCCCGCTTCCTTCAGGTCGGGGATGATTTCGCGCACCACCGATTCATCGACCACGGTCTCGACCGAGTACCAGGCCTCATCGGCGAGGTTGTTGATGGTGGGTGCGTGGAGCGAGGGAATATTCTCCGTGATCTGCGTCAACCGGTCGCCGGGGGCGTTCAGCTTGAGGAGCACTTTCGAGTCCGCGGCCAGCGCGGCCTTGAGCAGCAGCGCGATGCGCCCGATCTTCGCCTTTTTCCATTCGTCCGCCCACGCGTCCCGGCCGGCGATAAGCTGCGTGTGCGACTCGAGCAGCGTGTCCACGATCCGGAGGTTGTTCGCGCGCAGCGAGCTGCCCGTCTCCGTCACGTCGACGATCGCGTCGACCAGCTCCGGCACCTTCGCTTCTGTGGCGCCCCAGGAGAACTCGATGTCCGCCTCGACGCCGTTCGCCTCGAAATACTTGCGCGTAAGCCCGACCGCCTCGGTCGCGATCCGTTTGCCCTGCAGGTCCGCGACCGAGCGGACCGGCGAGTCGTTCGGCACCGCCAGCACCCAGCGCACGGGGCGCATACCCTGCTTGGCGTAGACCAGGTCCGCCACGGCCACGACGTCCGATCCGTTTTCACGGACCCAGTCCAGCCCCGTCAGACCGGCGTCCAGCATGCCGTGTTCGACATAACGGCTCATCTCCTGCGCGCGGATCAGCCGGATGTCGAGTTCCTCGTCGTCGGACGACGGGAAATACGACCGGCTCGTGCCCTTGATCTTGAAGCCCGCGCGGCGGAAGAGCTCGAAGGTGCTCTCCTGCAGGCTGCCCTTGGGAAGACCCAGTACCAGTTTGTTTGAAGCCATTCCGTGTCCCTCTTCGTCCTTAATGCGTTCACTTCGAGGCGAAAAACGATCCACCATAGGGAAAAATGAGTCCGAGGGACAACGGGAAAATGGGAAATTGTGGTTCTTCGCAGATTCTTGTGGTGGAGCCGTTCGGGGAAGAGGCGGGATGGGAGACGACAAACGTTCGTAGTAGCGCCGCACGCCTGCCCCCGGCAGGCCAGGCGCGTGAAAGATAACGGCCCTTGTCCGCTGCGCGGACCTGCGGGCCTACTACGAACGTAATAGAGA
It contains:
- the fmt gene encoding methionyl-tRNA formyltransferase, whose translation is MKVVFMGSGRIAVPSLERLLKAEGLRVPLVVTAPDRPGGRKRRLRPCPVKARALELECAVWTPEKPGHPASMEMFRSVAPDVFAVAAYGQYLPRRVLDLAPHGGINMHPSLLPRYRGAAPIPWTLVNGDEETGVTIIEVAEKMDAGDILLQERLPVDPEDTTASLEDRLGVLGARMLEDAVRALACGTAAPRPQEESAATSVRKLRKEDGRIDWTLGAEEIRNRIRAFNPWPACFCFPPCLEGEPLKILRAEREQGCGCPGEVLRVSGRGPQVACGSGALCLTRVQPPGKRPMSGGDFINGHEVPPGERWG
- the hisG gene encoding ATP phosphoribosyltransferase, whose amino-acid sequence is MASNKLVLGLPKGSLQESTFELFRRAGFKIKGTSRSYFPSSDDEELDIRLIRAQEMSRYVEHGMLDAGLTGLDWVRENGSDVVAVADLVYAKQGMRPVRWVLAVPNDSPVRSVADLQGKRIATEAVGLTRKYFEANGVEADIEFSWGATEAKVPELVDAIVDVTETGSSLRANNLRIVDTLLESHTQLIAGRDAWADEWKKAKIGRIALLLKAALAADSKVLLKLNAPGDRLTQITENIPSLHAPTINNLADEAWYSVETVVDESVVREIIPDLKEAGAEGIIELSLNKIVE
- a CDS encoding MarC family protein; translation: MEPFLNITGFMLIMLNPFLVVIYLLDLIEKMSFSTFWRELRKAAYISAGVFAVFALLGDAIFSADFKQHFASFQIFGGIVFLLIGIQFMFRGNMAIESLRGESEYAAGSIAMPILIGPGTISASVLAGERLDMPLSVLAVVTAVVISALTIALLKKLHDYVRPRNEILIQRYIEVAGRVVSLFVGSVSVEMIMQGAQTWISVIRNG
- a CDS encoding AURKAIP1/COX24 domain-containing protein, whose amino-acid sequence is MGSVKKWRRKKMSKHKRRKQLRADRHKKK
- a CDS encoding tetratricopeptide repeat protein — protein: MRTRSPHGTPSLRRRRALFTGSAAVLSGAALLLAAGCRTPAPETDRTGAVGFFGEALLHDWQGETDAALQAYRRTVDRDPTAAEAWERMFALHLRAGDLEQAADTAREYLRHTSDSPRPRILLAEALEAGGEREEALASLREAVHQFPSDPAPFRRLIAMHAAAGNWERATRWIDLAFESLDSPPADFYELRSTARIGGAAEEEDAAIKKAARASLEDLAEGLERYPRNPGLHIRRGETLLLLQSREEAAAAFERALEYGDERPEIRARLISIHLGMKRWDAAAEAARPLAERGDTRAADWWVLAGLGALQEGAAEQAAEILRDALALDPEHINAHVALGHAEAARERFAEAERNFAAARRALTSRDPGQATPELDRVYAFALMMQDKTERAADVLADIIRRDRASELGALLDYCLARNETPCRKQLGILLDTLEERFPDNPYPPFYRGYFRYRIEDFETAASAFERVTKLTRDKETEDTLLTAFFHYLYGSARERTGEADAAARLLRRAIDQDPEFAEAYNYLAYMWAEDGVHLDRALELAQKALKLEKDNGAYIDTLGWIYYRQGRYERAREQLERAARLMPDDPTILEHLGDALLKLDEPQLAVEYYLQAHRIDPGNASLLEKLRAQGIDP
- a CDS encoding ArnT family glycosyltransferase, whose translation is MAKKGFEPSVQDLVYSVDAGLGLRLLRLVLAAFAVLFLALLYTGTQYRGFKDSSSMEYAQLGRNLAVHNRLITYTVRPATIHYLTENTPEANPRIMFHPDVLHPPMYPAVLAAPMKLMNALGADLEAKPAPGSRPPPRYPLEQWLVVPLNHLFLILTGVFLFLLARRLFAPRIAMLSVLVYFLTDAVWADSIAGGGLPLLSFFIVAATYGAVVAERRWQQMSSAAEWMGPLVLSAVAAAFAFLTRYAGGAIAAGLFIFLLASGWSRHRGWLPPLIFTAVFVLALSPWLVRNVLISGDLLGMTPWLALSGSPMFEGQSLMRDLTPAFSAGEAVEAVRSRWVASMAEFYGGEFFALGGGILVGLFLISFLYKFERRYIQLLRYGVLAALIVFITGAAAFGSEALRGYHAFWPLILVFGWAYFHVLLDQRGLVIPLLNNLVTGVVVVLCVLPFLFRILPPRAEDAYPPYFWPQIQRLCGWMQPQEVICTDMPWATAWYGNRVSVLLPEDVNQYYEINDYRRNMNALYFTTITKNKGFARELIRKEQSWLPLMNGRTPEGFPLQEGFNLNKHDQMFLTDYPRWAGQMEEEGGE